A DNA window from Ostrea edulis chromosome 5, xbOstEdul1.1, whole genome shotgun sequence contains the following coding sequences:
- the LOC125652500 gene encoding serine palmitoyltransferase small subunit A-like: protein MSTLKMVFNRMKSFISYWYLQYLLATSVYMLEPLERRIFNCFLIVVLAMFLYTSYVFLPGHARMFMYFVDAYILGGNQPDVTVKGT from the exons ATGAGTACTTTGAAAATGGTGTTCAACAGAATGAAAAGCTTTATATCTTATTGGTATCTACAATATCTATTGGCAACATCTGTTTATATGCTGGAGCCATTAGAAAGAAGAATATTCA ATTGTTTTTTGATTGTTGTGCTGGCAATGTTTTTGTATACCAGCTACGTTTTTTTACCAGGCCATGCCAGAATGTTTATGTACTTCGTTGATGCTTACATACTAGGAGGGAATCAGCCAGATGTTACTGTTAAAGGAACATAG